One genomic region from Gossypium hirsutum isolate 1008001.06 chromosome D13, Gossypium_hirsutum_v2.1, whole genome shotgun sequence encodes:
- the LOC107920533 gene encoding protein HASTY 1 isoform X2: MDEANNNSIANNVARAIVAAFDWNSTPDARKAAVSYLESIKAGDIRVLANTSFCLVKKDWSSEIRLHAFKMLQHLVRFRWEDFGPLEHRNFANATFELMSEIADNCEEWALKSQTAALVAEIFRREFLNLWQELLPSLVSLSSKGPVQAELVSMMLRWLPEDITVHNEDLEGDRRRLLLRGLTQSLPEILPLLYTLLERHFGAAMNEVGRQQLDIAKQHAAAVTATLNAVNAYAEWAPLSNLSKYGIIHGCGFLLSSPDFQLHACEFFKLVSPRKRPVDDSASDFDSAMISIIQILMNVSREFLVRSSPAGGAIDESDYEFVEYVCESMVSLGSSNLQCIVGDSTTFSLYLQQMLGFFQHFKLALHYQSLQFWLVLLRDAMSKPKLSVHSSGDGLTATNVDSTLAQVDEEKRKILSFLNDGICSTILDISFQRMLKKEKLMTETALSPGILELWSDDFESKGDFGQYRSRLFELIKFIASNKPLVAGAKVSVRIIMIIKSLLNSPMPAQDLAMMESMQMALENVIISIFDGSNEFAGGSSEVHLALCRIFEGLLRELLSLNWTEPALVKVLGHYLEAMGPFLKYFPDAVASVINKLFELLNSLPFIDPSTSSARHARLQISTSFIRIAKAADKSILPHMKGIADMMACLQREGRLLRSEHNLLGEAFLVMASTAGIQQQQEVLAWLLEPLSQQWMQIEWQNNYLSEPLGLVGLCSERAFMWSLFHTVTFFEKALKRSGTRKGNSNLQNSSTAISTPHPLASHLPWMLPPLLKLLRGIHSLWSPSVFQMLPGEIKSAMSMSDVEQSSLLGGGNPKLSKGALTFVDGSQFDTNKEGYIKPNEADIRNWLKGIRDSGYNVLGLSTTIGDPFFKCIDIDIVALTLIENIQSMEFRHTRLLVHSILIPLIKSCPLDMWEVWLERLLHPLFVHCQQALSCSWSSLLHEGRANVPDNHGILTGSDLKVEVMEEKLLRDLTREICSLLSTIASSGLNASLPSLEHAGHVGHVDTSSLKDLDAFASSSMASFLLKHKSLAIPVLQISLEAFSWTDSEAVTKVCAFSAAVVLLAIFTNNVDLREYVSRDLFSAVIQGLALESNAVISADLVSLCRDIFIYLCNRDPGPRKILLSLPCISPNDLHAFEEALTKTASPKEQKQLMKSFLLLATGNNLKALAAQKCVNIITNVTGHVVQSMLQKIESMRGKL; the protein is encoded by the exons ATGGATGAAGCCAACAACAACAGCATAGCAAACAATGTGGCCAGAGCCATTGTTGCTGCTTTTGATTGGAACTCCACTCCCGATGCTCGCAAAGCTGCCGTTTCTTACCTTGAATCC ATTAAAGCAGGAGATATACGGGTTTTGGCAAACACATCATTCTGTTTAGTGAAAAAAGATTGGTCTTCAGAGATTCGCTTGCATGCATTTAAAATGCTACAG CACTTGGTTCGGTTTCGGTGGGAGGACTTTGGTCCTTTAGAACATAGAAACTTTGCAAATGCTACTTTTGAGTTAATGTCAGAAATTGCAGACAATTGTGAAGAATGGGCTTTGAAAAGTCAAACTGCTGCACTTGTTGCTGAG ATTTTTAGAAGAGAATTTCTAAATCTTTGGCAGGAGCTGCTTCCCTCTCTTGTTTCCCTATCCAGCAAAGGCCCTGTACAA gcTGAATTGGTCTCCATGATGCTGAGATGGCTACCTGAAGATATTACGGTCCACAATGAAGATTTGGAAG GTGATCGGCGTAGGTTACTGTTACGTGGGCTTACTCAATCTTTGCCAGAAATTTTGCCACTACTGTACACT TTACTGGAAAGGCATTTTGGAGCTGCAATGAATGAGGTGGGTAGACAACAACTTGATATTGCAAAACAGCATGCAGCTGCTGTAACAGCTACTTTAAATGCTGTTAATGCCTATGCTGAATGGGCTCCTTTGTCCAATCTTTCTAAATATGGCATCATTCACGG GTGCGGTTTTCTACTTTCTTCTCCTGATTTTCAGCTTCATGCTTGCGAGTTTTTCAAACTTGTCTCTCCAAG AAAGAGACCTGTGGATGACTCTGCTTCCGACTTCGATTCCGCAATGATTAGCATCATTCAAATCTTGATGAACGTATCCCGAGAATTTTTGGTCAGATCTAGCCCAGCTGGTGGGGCTATAGATGAAAGTGACTACGAGTTTGTGGAATATGTATGTGAAAGTATGGTGTCTTTGGGTTCCTCAAACTTGCAATGTATTGTTGGAGATAGCACTACATTCTCACTCTATTTACAGCAG ATGCTTGGgttttttcaacattttaagCTAGCTCTTCATTACCAATCCCTGCAATTTTGGTTG GTGCTGTTGAGGGATGCAATGTCAAAGCCAAAGCTTTCAGTACATTCATCTGGAGATGGGTTGACTGCTACCAATGTGGACTCTACTTTGGCTCAGGttgatgaagaaaagagaaagatttTAAGTTTTCTGAATGACGGTATTTGTAGTACAATTCTCGATATATCTTTCCAACGCATGCTTAAGAAAGAAAAGCTCATGACTGAAACAGCCCTTTCTCCGGGGATTTTGGAATTGTGGAGTGATGATTTTGAAAGCAAGGGTGATTTTGGCCAGTACCGTTCTAGGCTG tttgagttaatcaagtttaTTGCGTCAAACAAGCCTCTTGTGGCTGGTGCTAAAGTTTCCGTAAGAATTATTATGATCATTAAGAGCCTCTTGAATTCTCCAATGCCAGCTCAG GACTTGGCTATGATGGAAAGCATGCAAATGGCTCTTGAAAATGTTATCATCTCTATTTTTGACGGATCAAATGAGTTTGCCGGGGGTAGTTCAGAAGTTCACCTGGCTTTATGTAGAATATTTGAAG GATTACTTCGGGAACTTCTTTCTTTGAATTGGACTGAGCCAGCCCTTGTGAAAGTACTTGGCCACTATCTAGAAGCAATGGGTCCCTTCCTCAAGTATTTTCCTGATGCAGTTGCCAGTGTCATCAATAAGCTTTTTGAGCTCCTAAATTCACTTCCTTTTATT GATCCTTCAACGAGCAGTGCACGACATGCAAGGTTGCAGATTTCTACGTCATTTATTCGAATAGCAAAAGCTGCTGATAAAAGTATTCTGCCTCATATGAAG GGTATTGCTGATATGATGGCATGTTTGCAAAGAGAAGGTCGTTTGCTTCGTAGTGAACATAATCTTCTTGGTGAAGCATTTCTTGTCATGGCTTCTACTGCAGG GATTCAACAGCAGCAAGAAGTTTTGGCATGGTTACTCGAACCTTTGAGCCAACAGTGGATGCAGATAGAGTGGCAAAATAATTACTTGTCTGAACCTCTTGGTCTAGTTGGTTTATGCTCTGAGAGAGCATTTATGTGGTCACTTTTCCACACTGTGACATTCTTCGAGAAAGCACTTAAGAGGAGCGGAACAAGGAAAGGCAATTCTAACTTACAGAACAGCTCAACAGCAATTTCTACTCCACATCCATTAGCTTCTCATCTGCCGTGGATGCTTCCTCCTCTCTTAAAA CTGCTTCGTGGTATACATTCCCTTTGGTCACCATCTGTATTCCAAATGTTACCCGGAGAAATCAAATCGGCAATGAGCATGAGTGATGTGGAACAATCCAGTCTTCTTGGTGGTGGGAACCCAAAATTGTCAAAGGGTGCATTAACTTTTGTAGATGGATCTCAGTTTGATACGAATAAGGAAGGATATATCAAACCAAACGAGGCTGACATACGAAATTGGCTAAAGGGTATTCGAGACAGTGG GTACAATGTATTGGGCCTATCTACAACCATCGGGGATCCGTTTTTCAAGTGCATTGACATTGATATTGTTGCTTTAACTCTAATAGAAAATATACAGTCAATGGAGTTCAGACATACACGGCTGCTTGTTCATTCTATTTTGATTCCGCTAATTAAGTCCTGTCCTCTGGACATGTGGGAGGTATGGCTTGAAAGGCTACTGCACCCATTATTTGTTCATTGTCAGCAAGCTCTAAGCTGTTCATGGTCCAGTCTTTTGCACGAAGGCCGAGCAAATGTCCCCGATAATCATGGGATTCTCACCGGGTCTGACTTGAAAGTGGAAGTAATGGAGGAGAAACTGCTTCGAGATTTAACTCGTGAGATATGTTCACTCCTCTCTACTATAGCATCATCTGGATTAAATGCCAGCCTTCCTTCGTTAGAACATGCTGGCCATGTTGGCCACGTCGACACATCTTCTCTGAAAGATTTGGATGCATTTGCTTCGAGCTCTATGGCCAG TTTCCTTTTAAAGCACAAGAGCCTGGCAATTCCAGTGTTGCAGATTTCTTTAGAAGCATTTTCTTGGACCGACAGTGAAGCAGTGACCAAAGTTTGTGCTTTCTCTGCTGCTGTAGTTCTTCTAGCTATATTTACGAATAATGTGGATCTCAGGGAATATGTTTCGAGAGATCTATTTTCTGCTGTCATTCAAGGTCTGGCCCTTGAGTCAAATGCTGTTATCAGTGCCGATCTTGTTAGTCTCTGTCGTGACATATTCATATATCTATGTAACAGAGATCCAGGCCCCAGGAAG ATTTTACTCTCCCTCCCATGTATTAGCCCCAATGACTTACATGCCTTTGAAGAAGCCTTGACAAAGACGGCTAGTCCGAAAGAACAAAAGCAGCTTATGAAGAGCTTCCTTTTATTAGCTACCGGGAACAACTTAAAGGCTCTTGCtgctcagaaatgtgtaaacattaTAACAAATGTTACAG GCCACGTAGTTCAGTCAATGCTCCAGAAAATAGAATCGATGAGGGGGAAACTGTAG
- the LOC107920533 gene encoding protein HASTY 1 isoform X1: MDEANNNSIANNVARAIVAAFDWNSTPDARKAAVSYLESIKAGDIRVLANTSFCLVKKDWSSEIRLHAFKMLQHLVRFRWEDFGPLEHRNFANATFELMSEIADNCEEWALKSQTAALVAEIFRREFLNLWQELLPSLVSLSSKGPVQAELVSMMLRWLPEDITVHNEDLEGDRRRLLLRGLTQSLPEILPLLYTLLERHFGAAMNEVGRQQLDIAKQHAAAVTATLNAVNAYAEWAPLSNLSKYGIIHGCGFLLSSPDFQLHACEFFKLVSPRKRPVDDSASDFDSAMISIIQILMNVSREFLVRSSPAGGAIDESDYEFVEYVCESMVSLGSSNLQCIVGDSTTFSLYLQQMLGFFQHFKLALHYQSLQFWLVLLRDAMSKPKLSVHSSGDGLTATNVDSTLAQVDEEKRKILSFLNDGICSTILDISFQRMLKKEKLMTETALSPGILELWSDDFESKGDFGQYRSRLFELIKFIASNKPLVAGAKVSVRIIMIIKSLLNSPMPAQDLAMMESMQMALENVIISIFDGSNEFAGGSSEVHLALCRIFEGLLRELLSLNWTEPALVKVLGHYLEAMGPFLKYFPDAVASVINKLFELLNSLPFIVKDPSTSSARHARLQISTSFIRIAKAADKSILPHMKGIADMMACLQREGRLLRSEHNLLGEAFLVMASTAGIQQQQEVLAWLLEPLSQQWMQIEWQNNYLSEPLGLVGLCSERAFMWSLFHTVTFFEKALKRSGTRKGNSNLQNSSTAISTPHPLASHLPWMLPPLLKLLRGIHSLWSPSVFQMLPGEIKSAMSMSDVEQSSLLGGGNPKLSKGALTFVDGSQFDTNKEGYIKPNEADIRNWLKGIRDSGYNVLGLSTTIGDPFFKCIDIDIVALTLIENIQSMEFRHTRLLVHSILIPLIKSCPLDMWEVWLERLLHPLFVHCQQALSCSWSSLLHEGRANVPDNHGILTGSDLKVEVMEEKLLRDLTREICSLLSTIASSGLNASLPSLEHAGHVGHVDTSSLKDLDAFASSSMASFLLKHKSLAIPVLQISLEAFSWTDSEAVTKVCAFSAAVVLLAIFTNNVDLREYVSRDLFSAVIQGLALESNAVISADLVSLCRDIFIYLCNRDPGPRKILLSLPCISPNDLHAFEEALTKTASPKEQKQLMKSFLLLATGNNLKALAAQKCVNIITNVTGHVVQSMLQKIESMRGKL, translated from the exons ATGGATGAAGCCAACAACAACAGCATAGCAAACAATGTGGCCAGAGCCATTGTTGCTGCTTTTGATTGGAACTCCACTCCCGATGCTCGCAAAGCTGCCGTTTCTTACCTTGAATCC ATTAAAGCAGGAGATATACGGGTTTTGGCAAACACATCATTCTGTTTAGTGAAAAAAGATTGGTCTTCAGAGATTCGCTTGCATGCATTTAAAATGCTACAG CACTTGGTTCGGTTTCGGTGGGAGGACTTTGGTCCTTTAGAACATAGAAACTTTGCAAATGCTACTTTTGAGTTAATGTCAGAAATTGCAGACAATTGTGAAGAATGGGCTTTGAAAAGTCAAACTGCTGCACTTGTTGCTGAG ATTTTTAGAAGAGAATTTCTAAATCTTTGGCAGGAGCTGCTTCCCTCTCTTGTTTCCCTATCCAGCAAAGGCCCTGTACAA gcTGAATTGGTCTCCATGATGCTGAGATGGCTACCTGAAGATATTACGGTCCACAATGAAGATTTGGAAG GTGATCGGCGTAGGTTACTGTTACGTGGGCTTACTCAATCTTTGCCAGAAATTTTGCCACTACTGTACACT TTACTGGAAAGGCATTTTGGAGCTGCAATGAATGAGGTGGGTAGACAACAACTTGATATTGCAAAACAGCATGCAGCTGCTGTAACAGCTACTTTAAATGCTGTTAATGCCTATGCTGAATGGGCTCCTTTGTCCAATCTTTCTAAATATGGCATCATTCACGG GTGCGGTTTTCTACTTTCTTCTCCTGATTTTCAGCTTCATGCTTGCGAGTTTTTCAAACTTGTCTCTCCAAG AAAGAGACCTGTGGATGACTCTGCTTCCGACTTCGATTCCGCAATGATTAGCATCATTCAAATCTTGATGAACGTATCCCGAGAATTTTTGGTCAGATCTAGCCCAGCTGGTGGGGCTATAGATGAAAGTGACTACGAGTTTGTGGAATATGTATGTGAAAGTATGGTGTCTTTGGGTTCCTCAAACTTGCAATGTATTGTTGGAGATAGCACTACATTCTCACTCTATTTACAGCAG ATGCTTGGgttttttcaacattttaagCTAGCTCTTCATTACCAATCCCTGCAATTTTGGTTG GTGCTGTTGAGGGATGCAATGTCAAAGCCAAAGCTTTCAGTACATTCATCTGGAGATGGGTTGACTGCTACCAATGTGGACTCTACTTTGGCTCAGGttgatgaagaaaagagaaagatttTAAGTTTTCTGAATGACGGTATTTGTAGTACAATTCTCGATATATCTTTCCAACGCATGCTTAAGAAAGAAAAGCTCATGACTGAAACAGCCCTTTCTCCGGGGATTTTGGAATTGTGGAGTGATGATTTTGAAAGCAAGGGTGATTTTGGCCAGTACCGTTCTAGGCTG tttgagttaatcaagtttaTTGCGTCAAACAAGCCTCTTGTGGCTGGTGCTAAAGTTTCCGTAAGAATTATTATGATCATTAAGAGCCTCTTGAATTCTCCAATGCCAGCTCAG GACTTGGCTATGATGGAAAGCATGCAAATGGCTCTTGAAAATGTTATCATCTCTATTTTTGACGGATCAAATGAGTTTGCCGGGGGTAGTTCAGAAGTTCACCTGGCTTTATGTAGAATATTTGAAG GATTACTTCGGGAACTTCTTTCTTTGAATTGGACTGAGCCAGCCCTTGTGAAAGTACTTGGCCACTATCTAGAAGCAATGGGTCCCTTCCTCAAGTATTTTCCTGATGCAGTTGCCAGTGTCATCAATAAGCTTTTTGAGCTCCTAAATTCACTTCCTTTTATTGTTAAG GATCCTTCAACGAGCAGTGCACGACATGCAAGGTTGCAGATTTCTACGTCATTTATTCGAATAGCAAAAGCTGCTGATAAAAGTATTCTGCCTCATATGAAG GGTATTGCTGATATGATGGCATGTTTGCAAAGAGAAGGTCGTTTGCTTCGTAGTGAACATAATCTTCTTGGTGAAGCATTTCTTGTCATGGCTTCTACTGCAGG GATTCAACAGCAGCAAGAAGTTTTGGCATGGTTACTCGAACCTTTGAGCCAACAGTGGATGCAGATAGAGTGGCAAAATAATTACTTGTCTGAACCTCTTGGTCTAGTTGGTTTATGCTCTGAGAGAGCATTTATGTGGTCACTTTTCCACACTGTGACATTCTTCGAGAAAGCACTTAAGAGGAGCGGAACAAGGAAAGGCAATTCTAACTTACAGAACAGCTCAACAGCAATTTCTACTCCACATCCATTAGCTTCTCATCTGCCGTGGATGCTTCCTCCTCTCTTAAAA CTGCTTCGTGGTATACATTCCCTTTGGTCACCATCTGTATTCCAAATGTTACCCGGAGAAATCAAATCGGCAATGAGCATGAGTGATGTGGAACAATCCAGTCTTCTTGGTGGTGGGAACCCAAAATTGTCAAAGGGTGCATTAACTTTTGTAGATGGATCTCAGTTTGATACGAATAAGGAAGGATATATCAAACCAAACGAGGCTGACATACGAAATTGGCTAAAGGGTATTCGAGACAGTGG GTACAATGTATTGGGCCTATCTACAACCATCGGGGATCCGTTTTTCAAGTGCATTGACATTGATATTGTTGCTTTAACTCTAATAGAAAATATACAGTCAATGGAGTTCAGACATACACGGCTGCTTGTTCATTCTATTTTGATTCCGCTAATTAAGTCCTGTCCTCTGGACATGTGGGAGGTATGGCTTGAAAGGCTACTGCACCCATTATTTGTTCATTGTCAGCAAGCTCTAAGCTGTTCATGGTCCAGTCTTTTGCACGAAGGCCGAGCAAATGTCCCCGATAATCATGGGATTCTCACCGGGTCTGACTTGAAAGTGGAAGTAATGGAGGAGAAACTGCTTCGAGATTTAACTCGTGAGATATGTTCACTCCTCTCTACTATAGCATCATCTGGATTAAATGCCAGCCTTCCTTCGTTAGAACATGCTGGCCATGTTGGCCACGTCGACACATCTTCTCTGAAAGATTTGGATGCATTTGCTTCGAGCTCTATGGCCAG TTTCCTTTTAAAGCACAAGAGCCTGGCAATTCCAGTGTTGCAGATTTCTTTAGAAGCATTTTCTTGGACCGACAGTGAAGCAGTGACCAAAGTTTGTGCTTTCTCTGCTGCTGTAGTTCTTCTAGCTATATTTACGAATAATGTGGATCTCAGGGAATATGTTTCGAGAGATCTATTTTCTGCTGTCATTCAAGGTCTGGCCCTTGAGTCAAATGCTGTTATCAGTGCCGATCTTGTTAGTCTCTGTCGTGACATATTCATATATCTATGTAACAGAGATCCAGGCCCCAGGAAG ATTTTACTCTCCCTCCCATGTATTAGCCCCAATGACTTACATGCCTTTGAAGAAGCCTTGACAAAGACGGCTAGTCCGAAAGAACAAAAGCAGCTTATGAAGAGCTTCCTTTTATTAGCTACCGGGAACAACTTAAAGGCTCTTGCtgctcagaaatgtgtaaacattaTAACAAATGTTACAG GCCACGTAGTTCAGTCAATGCTCCAGAAAATAGAATCGATGAGGGGGAAACTGTAG
- the LOC107920533 gene encoding protein HASTY 1 isoform X4, producing MDEANNNSIANNVARAIVAAFDWNSTPDARKAAVSYLESIKAGDIRVLANTSFCLVKKDWSSEIRLHAFKMLQHLVRFRWEDFGPLEHRNFANATFELMSEIADNCEEWALKSQTAALVAEIFRREFLNLWQELLPSLVSLSSKGPVQAELVSMMLRWLPEDITVHNEDLEGDRRRLLLRGLTQSLPEILPLLYTLLERHFGAAMNEVGRQQLDIAKQHAAAVTATLNAVNAYAEWAPLSNLSKYGIIHGCGFLLSSPDFQLHACEFFKLVSPRKRPVDDSASDFDSAMISIIQILMNVSREFLVRSSPAGGAIDESDYEFVEYVCESMVSLGSSNLQCIVGDSTTFSLYLQQMLGFFQHFKLALHYQSLQFWLVLLRDAMSKPKLSVHSSGDGLTATNVDSTLAQVDEEKRKILSFLNDGICSTILDISFQRMLKKEKLMTETALSPGILELWSDDFESKGDFGQYRSRLDLAMMESMQMALENVIISIFDGSNEFAGGSSEVHLALCRIFEGLLRELLSLNWTEPALVKVLGHYLEAMGPFLKYFPDAVASVINKLFELLNSLPFIVKDPSTSSARHARLQISTSFIRIAKAADKSILPHMKGIADMMACLQREGRLLRSEHNLLGEAFLVMASTAGIQQQQEVLAWLLEPLSQQWMQIEWQNNYLSEPLGLVGLCSERAFMWSLFHTVTFFEKALKRSGTRKGNSNLQNSSTAISTPHPLASHLPWMLPPLLKLLRGIHSLWSPSVFQMLPGEIKSAMSMSDVEQSSLLGGGNPKLSKGALTFVDGSQFDTNKEGYIKPNEADIRNWLKGIRDSGYNVLGLSTTIGDPFFKCIDIDIVALTLIENIQSMEFRHTRLLVHSILIPLIKSCPLDMWEVWLERLLHPLFVHCQQALSCSWSSLLHEGRANVPDNHGILTGSDLKVEVMEEKLLRDLTREICSLLSTIASSGLNASLPSLEHAGHVGHVDTSSLKDLDAFASSSMASFLLKHKSLAIPVLQISLEAFSWTDSEAVTKVCAFSAAVVLLAIFTNNVDLREYVSRDLFSAVIQGLALESNAVISADLVSLCRDIFIYLCNRDPGPRKILLSLPCISPNDLHAFEEALTKTASPKEQKQLMKSFLLLATGNNLKALAAQKCVNIITNVTGHVVQSMLQKIESMRGKL from the exons ATGGATGAAGCCAACAACAACAGCATAGCAAACAATGTGGCCAGAGCCATTGTTGCTGCTTTTGATTGGAACTCCACTCCCGATGCTCGCAAAGCTGCCGTTTCTTACCTTGAATCC ATTAAAGCAGGAGATATACGGGTTTTGGCAAACACATCATTCTGTTTAGTGAAAAAAGATTGGTCTTCAGAGATTCGCTTGCATGCATTTAAAATGCTACAG CACTTGGTTCGGTTTCGGTGGGAGGACTTTGGTCCTTTAGAACATAGAAACTTTGCAAATGCTACTTTTGAGTTAATGTCAGAAATTGCAGACAATTGTGAAGAATGGGCTTTGAAAAGTCAAACTGCTGCACTTGTTGCTGAG ATTTTTAGAAGAGAATTTCTAAATCTTTGGCAGGAGCTGCTTCCCTCTCTTGTTTCCCTATCCAGCAAAGGCCCTGTACAA gcTGAATTGGTCTCCATGATGCTGAGATGGCTACCTGAAGATATTACGGTCCACAATGAAGATTTGGAAG GTGATCGGCGTAGGTTACTGTTACGTGGGCTTACTCAATCTTTGCCAGAAATTTTGCCACTACTGTACACT TTACTGGAAAGGCATTTTGGAGCTGCAATGAATGAGGTGGGTAGACAACAACTTGATATTGCAAAACAGCATGCAGCTGCTGTAACAGCTACTTTAAATGCTGTTAATGCCTATGCTGAATGGGCTCCTTTGTCCAATCTTTCTAAATATGGCATCATTCACGG GTGCGGTTTTCTACTTTCTTCTCCTGATTTTCAGCTTCATGCTTGCGAGTTTTTCAAACTTGTCTCTCCAAG AAAGAGACCTGTGGATGACTCTGCTTCCGACTTCGATTCCGCAATGATTAGCATCATTCAAATCTTGATGAACGTATCCCGAGAATTTTTGGTCAGATCTAGCCCAGCTGGTGGGGCTATAGATGAAAGTGACTACGAGTTTGTGGAATATGTATGTGAAAGTATGGTGTCTTTGGGTTCCTCAAACTTGCAATGTATTGTTGGAGATAGCACTACATTCTCACTCTATTTACAGCAG ATGCTTGGgttttttcaacattttaagCTAGCTCTTCATTACCAATCCCTGCAATTTTGGTTG GTGCTGTTGAGGGATGCAATGTCAAAGCCAAAGCTTTCAGTACATTCATCTGGAGATGGGTTGACTGCTACCAATGTGGACTCTACTTTGGCTCAGGttgatgaagaaaagagaaagatttTAAGTTTTCTGAATGACGGTATTTGTAGTACAATTCTCGATATATCTTTCCAACGCATGCTTAAGAAAGAAAAGCTCATGACTGAAACAGCCCTTTCTCCGGGGATTTTGGAATTGTGGAGTGATGATTTTGAAAGCAAGGGTGATTTTGGCCAGTACCGTTCTAGGCTG GACTTGGCTATGATGGAAAGCATGCAAATGGCTCTTGAAAATGTTATCATCTCTATTTTTGACGGATCAAATGAGTTTGCCGGGGGTAGTTCAGAAGTTCACCTGGCTTTATGTAGAATATTTGAAG GATTACTTCGGGAACTTCTTTCTTTGAATTGGACTGAGCCAGCCCTTGTGAAAGTACTTGGCCACTATCTAGAAGCAATGGGTCCCTTCCTCAAGTATTTTCCTGATGCAGTTGCCAGTGTCATCAATAAGCTTTTTGAGCTCCTAAATTCACTTCCTTTTATTGTTAAG GATCCTTCAACGAGCAGTGCACGACATGCAAGGTTGCAGATTTCTACGTCATTTATTCGAATAGCAAAAGCTGCTGATAAAAGTATTCTGCCTCATATGAAG GGTATTGCTGATATGATGGCATGTTTGCAAAGAGAAGGTCGTTTGCTTCGTAGTGAACATAATCTTCTTGGTGAAGCATTTCTTGTCATGGCTTCTACTGCAGG GATTCAACAGCAGCAAGAAGTTTTGGCATGGTTACTCGAACCTTTGAGCCAACAGTGGATGCAGATAGAGTGGCAAAATAATTACTTGTCTGAACCTCTTGGTCTAGTTGGTTTATGCTCTGAGAGAGCATTTATGTGGTCACTTTTCCACACTGTGACATTCTTCGAGAAAGCACTTAAGAGGAGCGGAACAAGGAAAGGCAATTCTAACTTACAGAACAGCTCAACAGCAATTTCTACTCCACATCCATTAGCTTCTCATCTGCCGTGGATGCTTCCTCCTCTCTTAAAA CTGCTTCGTGGTATACATTCCCTTTGGTCACCATCTGTATTCCAAATGTTACCCGGAGAAATCAAATCGGCAATGAGCATGAGTGATGTGGAACAATCCAGTCTTCTTGGTGGTGGGAACCCAAAATTGTCAAAGGGTGCATTAACTTTTGTAGATGGATCTCAGTTTGATACGAATAAGGAAGGATATATCAAACCAAACGAGGCTGACATACGAAATTGGCTAAAGGGTATTCGAGACAGTGG GTACAATGTATTGGGCCTATCTACAACCATCGGGGATCCGTTTTTCAAGTGCATTGACATTGATATTGTTGCTTTAACTCTAATAGAAAATATACAGTCAATGGAGTTCAGACATACACGGCTGCTTGTTCATTCTATTTTGATTCCGCTAATTAAGTCCTGTCCTCTGGACATGTGGGAGGTATGGCTTGAAAGGCTACTGCACCCATTATTTGTTCATTGTCAGCAAGCTCTAAGCTGTTCATGGTCCAGTCTTTTGCACGAAGGCCGAGCAAATGTCCCCGATAATCATGGGATTCTCACCGGGTCTGACTTGAAAGTGGAAGTAATGGAGGAGAAACTGCTTCGAGATTTAACTCGTGAGATATGTTCACTCCTCTCTACTATAGCATCATCTGGATTAAATGCCAGCCTTCCTTCGTTAGAACATGCTGGCCATGTTGGCCACGTCGACACATCTTCTCTGAAAGATTTGGATGCATTTGCTTCGAGCTCTATGGCCAG TTTCCTTTTAAAGCACAAGAGCCTGGCAATTCCAGTGTTGCAGATTTCTTTAGAAGCATTTTCTTGGACCGACAGTGAAGCAGTGACCAAAGTTTGTGCTTTCTCTGCTGCTGTAGTTCTTCTAGCTATATTTACGAATAATGTGGATCTCAGGGAATATGTTTCGAGAGATCTATTTTCTGCTGTCATTCAAGGTCTGGCCCTTGAGTCAAATGCTGTTATCAGTGCCGATCTTGTTAGTCTCTGTCGTGACATATTCATATATCTATGTAACAGAGATCCAGGCCCCAGGAAG ATTTTACTCTCCCTCCCATGTATTAGCCCCAATGACTTACATGCCTTTGAAGAAGCCTTGACAAAGACGGCTAGTCCGAAAGAACAAAAGCAGCTTATGAAGAGCTTCCTTTTATTAGCTACCGGGAACAACTTAAAGGCTCTTGCtgctcagaaatgtgtaaacattaTAACAAATGTTACAG GCCACGTAGTTCAGTCAATGCTCCAGAAAATAGAATCGATGAGGGGGAAACTGTAG